The following is a genomic window from Armatimonadota bacterium.
CACGAGGTCTAATGCGGGAGGCGGGCGCGCCGCGGGAGCGCGGCGCGGGCTCGGCCGATGCGGGGGCGGCGATCGCCTCAGGCGGCTGCCTGAATGATGCTCTGCAGGCCGGAAACGGACTCCTCGATCTCGCTGATCTTGTCATTGCAGCGCGCGATAAGCCGATTCGCCTGCGCCAGAGGGTCGGTCCGCTTGCGCCGGATCACCTCAATGGCGACGACCAGGCTCGCGGCGAACGCCAGCCCGCCGAGGATCAGCCACTTCTCACCATTCTTTGACATCGGAGTCGCTCCGCTGTGCAGCCCCCAGACAGAAAACGTCCGCGCAAAGCAACTGCGCCGACGGTTTTATACCCGAAACCAGCCCCGCCCTAACATTGTCCGGGCAGCGCTGTGAGCCTCGCGCGCGCTATTCATGCACGCCGCGCCTACCGCCGGACTGGGTGGCGCGCCAGAGCATCATGAATGAATCCAAGCTAGACTTCGTAGGTATTGTCGTCGCCGCCCTCGTCGTAGCTCTCGAAGATCCGCTTGACGAACGTCAACAGCTCGAGCGGGTTGAATGGCTTGGTGAGATAGCAGTCAACGCCCGATGCCCACCCGCGGAAGACGTCGGCGTCCTGCGCCTTGGCGGTCAGCATCACGACCGGGATGTTCTTCGTCTTGTCGTCCGACTTGAGGCGCTTCAGCACCTCGAACCCGTCCATGTGCGGCATCATGACGTCGAGCACGATCAGGTCCGGCTTGTCCGATGCCACCTTCTTTAACGCCTCTTTCCCGTCGAAGGCAGACACCACCTGGTACCCCGCGCGCTCCAGGTTGACCTGCACCAAACGCACGATGTGACGCTCGTCATCTACCGCGAGAATCTTCTTCTGCTTGGGCATCTAGCTCAGCCTCCTGCACCCCCGGCGCGAGTATAGCACAGCCCCTTGCCAGTGTCAACGCGACCCCCTCCAGAGCGAAGGGGGTCGCGAAACGGGATTCCGTCTTCGATTCATCACCTGCGCCCCGATCACGCCGCGCCGCCGCCCCCGTACCCGGCCGGCGCCGACAGCTCTCTCGCGCCGCCTCGGCGCGCCGGCCGCTAGAACATCTTGTTGTAGCTGACCCCAAGGCCGAGGTCGTCAAGATCGTTGAGCCACGCCGCATGCGCGCGGAAACCATAGCCGATGTTCAGTCGCGCGCCCAGATTGACGTCTGCGGTATCGTACTCGGCGATCAGGAACAGGCGATCGCCGAGCGCCGCCGACGCGGCGAGGAATATGCCGTCGAGGGCGCCGCCGGCGCCGCCGATGTGCGCCCGCAACCCCGTAACTTCGCCGTCGAACACGCGCGCGCGACCCGCCACGACTTTGCTCGCGACCACGTACACCGTGCTCTCGATCTCATCCGTCGGGTCGAGCACACCGACCGCCACTGCCGCGTGCGCCTCGGTTTCCGGCCGGATGCGGTACTTGGCATTGAGCACGGTCTCGCTTTCCGCCAGCTCGACCCTCGTCCGCAGCACGCCGATCTCGAGGTTGTCGCGCAGTCCCATGTTGGCCGCGTATGCCGTCTCGTCCCCGTCGGTGAGATCAACATTGAACCACGCGAGATTGAACTCGTTCAGGTTCAGGGTATCCGCGTCCGGCACCCGCAGCAACCCCGTGAACCCGAGGAATGACGGCGCCGCCGCAACCGTCTGCGCGACCAGTAGGGTTACGATAAACACTATCGCCAGTCGAGCCATAAAGACCTCCTTCCGACCGCTTTCCGCTGAAGCAGGCGGTTGTCCCAGGCGAATGCAAGCACCATATTCTCAAGCTCTGCACCTTATCCTCTTGCCCCAACGTCGGAAAACCCGCCCAAAGCGGCACAACTACGAAATGCTCGTCTTGCCGGTCCAGCGGAATCTGATCCGGCCCCAGCGGTGCCTCATAGTGCCGCTTGATCGTCCCGAACCGGTACGCCAGCGCCGAGCCGATGCGCCACACGGAGTACGCGACGACGATTGCCAGGAACGCCCACGCCGCTATCTTGAGCCAGCGATCCGTTCCCGGCTCGGACCACCGCTTTCGCATGCTACACCTTGCTCCCGCAGCCCTGCGACCGCTGATTCCCCGAGCGTCTGCGCTTCCTCGATGAGGTCTTCCCGCGACTGCGCGGCCCCCGCCTCGCGCAGCCGGGCGCCGACCAGCGATCCCGCGGTCTCCGCCCCCGCGGCCCACAGCACCTTCTCCAGGTACGCGGCGACCTCGCGCCCCTCGTCATCCGTTTCCGCCTCTTGTACGACCACCGCGAGCCCGCGCCGGTCGCCGGTCAGGCGCCGGTGATAGTCTCCGTCGAAGCTAAAGAACGCATAAAGGCGATCGATTAACGACTTCAAGTGCGCGCTGACGTGGAACCAGTACACCGGCGTCCCAAACACCCATACCTCCGCCCGCTCCAGCTTGCGGTACAGCGCCTGCATGTCGTCCTGAATCGCGCACCGCTTCGTCCGCGGTGCCTTGCACGCGTCACACCCCAGGCAGCCCTTCACGTCCAGCTCTGACACGAACACCAACTCGGTCGCCGCGCCGGCCTTCTCCGCGCCCTCGAGCACCTTGGTCAGCAGAAACGCCGTGTTGCCGTCGCGCCGCGCGCTGCCGCATATCGCCAGCGCCCGGATGCGCCCGCGCCCCTTACGCTTGACCGCCATCGAGCTTCACCTCCATCCCGTCGTATGCCGCCTCGACCCCGCGCTCCCGCAGCAGCTCCCCAAGCTCGTCGTGCGCCGGATTGTTGCGGTGCGAGAAATGGGTCGCGATAAACCGCCCGCCCGGCTTGAGCAGCCCCTCCTTCTCCGCTCGCGCCCGGTGCGCCGCGATTTCCTCCAGGTTGGTGTGCCCGGGCGACCGCTCCGAGCCCATCGTTTCCTCCATAATGATCGCGTCGAACTCGTGCTCCGCCAGCGCCTCCCACACCTCGTCCAATGGCTCACCGGTGTCGCACGCATAGAGGATCTTCCGTCCGCCGCGCGCCACCGCGTAGACCATCGGCGCTTCAGTCCCGTGCCGTGCCGGGAACGTCCACACCTCCGCGTCGCCCGCGGAGAACCGTTCGCCCGGGCCCACGGCGGCCGGCGTGACGACGAGTTCCTCGAAGCGCTCGAACGCCTCGATCTCGCGCGCCACCTCGGCCGGGCCGTAGATCGTGAGCAGCGGCAGCTCGCCGACCCGGAAGTGCGGATGCCGCCAGCGCAGCACGTCGAGGTCGAAGTGATCCGCGTGCGCGTGGGTGATGAGAACGGTGCGTAGGTGATGCAGGCGCAGACCGTAGGTGAGAGCCGCGTGGATCACATCCGGTCCCAGGTCAATCAGCAGATCGTCGTCAATCAGCAGCGACGAGCGGCACCGCACGCTGTGCCCGCCGATCTGCCGTGCGCGCTCGCAGTTCTCGCAGCCGCAAAACACCGCCGGGTACGCCTCCGCCGCGGCGGTGCCCAGGAACAGGAGCCTCATCACCGCACCTCGCTGTTGCACTTCGCCTGCAACAGATGCTCTCCTTCCGCCTCGCCCGTGGTTCCCCGCCTCCCCGAAAGCCTCCGGCGCGCCCCGCCTGTCGCTTGACGCATGCGTCGCACCCTGCGTAGAATCATCTCGCACACGGAGCTCGATCTTGTCAGACCACGTCAGCCCTCAACGGCGCAGCCCGCTCGTGGCTTTGCGCGAGACGCTGCTGCCGGACGGCCTTGGTGTCGCGGACCGGTGGGTCTGCGCGCTCGTCGTGGTCTGTTTCTGCTGGCCCGCCCTGGTTATCTTCGTCGAGCAGACGATTATCGCCGTCTCCACCATCACCCAGTCGCTCGGCATCGCCGTGGGCGCGGTGGCGTTCGGCGCGATCTACGCCGTCATCGCGTATCCCCTGCTGCGCAGCGTCCCGCGCTCGCTGCGCGCGGTGTCGGCAATCGCCCTTGCGCTCGTGATTCCGGTGTGCATCCGTTTCGCCTTGACCGGTGTGTTCCTCCCCGGCCTGCGCCCCAGCGCCGGTTGGCTGCTGCGCGTCGTCCTTAGTACCGCGGCGCTCTATGCGACCGCGCGCTGGCTCCGGCGGCGCCACCTCTTCTACGTGGTAGGACTGTTCGTCATCATCACCACCGCGATCGCCTGGCACCACTACTATCGCGGCGACTGGATCGTGGATCTGTTCACGTTCCGCCAGGCGCTGTGGACGACGCTGCACGGGCAGGGCTTCTTCTACGCGTCCGACGAGGGCGGCTCTCACTTCGGCACGCACAACTCGCCGATGTTCTTCCTCCTGCTGCCGCTGTATGCGATCTGGGATTCCGGCGCTCTGTTGATGCTCGTGCAGAGCGTCGCCGTCGGCCTGTCCGCCTATCCCGTGTACGGCCTCGCGCGCGACCGCCTCGACGAAAAGCCGGCGCTCGTCCTCACCGTCGGCTTCCTCCTGCTCCCGCCCGTCATCGGGCCGACGCTGACGATGTTCAAGGAGTTCCCGTTCGCCCTGCCGCTGTTCCTCGCGGCGTTGCTCGCGTTCGAGCGGGGCCGGTTGAAGGCTTTCACGGCGTGGGCCGCCGCGTTGCTGCTGGTGCGCGAGACCCTGGTGATAACCGTCATCCTGTTCGCCCTCTACGCGTTGCTGCGCCGCCGCTCGTGGCGCTGGGTGGTCATACCTGCGGCGATCGGCCTCGCGTGGGGCGCGTTTTCGTTCGGCGTCGTCATGCCGCACTTCTTCGTCCCCGGGAAGTCGGATCGCCCCTTCCTCGCGCTCTACGGCGAACTCGGCTCCAGCATGCAGGAGGTCGCCGTCAACGTCGTCAGGCATCCCGCCGCCGCCGCGGACCGGCTGTACAGGCGCGAGAACATGGACTACGTGGAGCATCTCACCCGCCCGTTCGGCAGGTTCCTGCCCTTGGGCAGCGTCGTCACCGCCTTCGCCGTGCCCGACGCGGTCATGGTCGGCCTGTCCCGGCATCGCGGCTGGCCGACTCACGATGTCTCCGCGAATTATCACGTTATCATCGCCGCCGCGCTCGCGGCCGCGATGCTCTACGCTCTGCTTGGGCTCACGCGGCGACTGCGATTGACCCACCTCCCGACGTATCTCGCCCTCGGGCTGTTTTTCGTCACCGCGCTTGCGGACGCCCTGCCCATCATCTGGGATCCGCCGCGCGCCGGCATCCTGCCGGACCGCGACGTGCGCGCGCGGCAGGAGATCGTCGCCATGATCCCGCCCGAGGCGTCCGTCAACGCGACCTATCGCATGCTCACCCAGCTCGCGCATCGGCGCGAGGTCTATCCCGTCATCCCCTTCACCAAGCACGCTCAGCGCTGGGTGTCCACGGACTACGTCATCATGGCCGACGAGGTGGGCAACCAAGTGCTGATGGATCGGCTGCGTGCGGAGGGTTACCGACTGGTGGCGACCAGAGGCTCGTTCGTGGTCTATCAGAAGCCCGGCGCGCCGCCGCTGGGGAGCGGCGGCGGCGCGCGCGACTAAGCCCGGGGCAGGAGAGACGCCCCTGCCCTGCGAAGTTCTTGTTCTCGCGGCGCAGCCCAGAATACATCGTGCCGCACATGGAGACCAGCTTTGACCCATCGCGAGCGCTTCGTGCGCACTATGCACTACGAACCCGTGGACCGCATCCCGGTCTGGGATTTCGGCTTCTGGGAGCAGACCATCGCCGAGTGGCGCAAGCAGGGGCTGCCCGAGGGCGTGTCAACCGACGAGTTTTTCGGCATGGACAAGCAGTGGCACGGCGTCCCCGTCAGCCTCGGCATGATCCCCGGGTTCGAGGAAATCATCTACGAGGAGGACGAGGAAACCCAACTCGTGCGCGACGGCGGCGGCGTCGTCTGCCGCCGCTCCAAGAGCGGCACCAGCATCCCGACTTTCGTCGAGTTCCCGGTCAAGAATCGCGCCGACTTCGAGGCGATGAAGGAGCGCTACGACCCCGACGACCCGCGCCGCTATCCCGCGGATTGGGACGAGCGCGTCAAGCAGTATCGCGATCGCGACTACGCCCTCGGCATCGGCGGCGGCGGCTTCTTCGGCTGGGTGCGCGGCTGGATGGGCGTGGAAAACACCTGCATGTGCTTCCACGACGACCCGCAGCTCATGCACGACATGATGCACTTCGTCGCCGACTTCGTGTGCCGCGTCATCGAGCGCGCCCTCGCCGAGGTCGAGATAGACTACGCGTCGTTCTGGGAGGACATGGCGTACAACAAGACGTCGCTGATATCCCCCGCGATGTTCCGCGAGTTCATGGTGCCGCGCTACCAGAAGATCACGGGCTTGCTTGCCGCCCACGGCGTTGACGTGAATGTCGTGGACTGCGACGGCAACATCGAGGAGCTGATCCCGCTGTGGCTCGAGGGCGGAGTCAACTGCATGTTCCCGCTCGAGGTCGGCGTGTG
Proteins encoded in this region:
- a CDS encoding response regulator, giving the protein MPKQKKILAVDDERHIVRLVQVNLERAGYQVVSAFDGKEALKKVASDKPDLIVLDVMMPHMDGFEVLKRLKSDDKTKNIPVVMLTAKAQDADVFRGWASGVDCYLTKPFNPLELLTFVKRIFESYDEGGDDNTYEV
- a CDS encoding DUF2079 domain-containing protein — protein: MSDHVSPQRRSPLVALRETLLPDGLGVADRWVCALVVVCFCWPALVIFVEQTIIAVSTITQSLGIAVGAVAFGAIYAVIAYPLLRSVPRSLRAVSAIALALVIPVCIRFALTGVFLPGLRPSAGWLLRVVLSTAALYATARWLRRRHLFYVVGLFVIITTAIAWHHYYRGDWIVDLFTFRQALWTTLHGQGFFYASDEGGSHFGTHNSPMFFLLLPLYAIWDSGALLMLVQSVAVGLSAYPVYGLARDRLDEKPALVLTVGFLLLPPVIGPTLTMFKEFPFALPLFLAALLAFERGRLKAFTAWAAALLLVRETLVITVILFALYALLRRRSWRWVVIPAAIGLAWGAFSFGVVMPHFFVPGKSDRPFLALYGELGSSMQEVAVNVVRHPAAAADRLYRRENMDYVEHLTRPFGRFLPLGSVVTAFAVPDAVMVGLSRHRGWPTHDVSANYHVIIAAALAAAMLYALLGLTRRLRLTHLPTYLALGLFFVTALADALPIIWDPPRAGILPDRDVRARQEIVAMIPPEASVNATYRMLTQLAHRREVYPVIPFTKHAQRWVSTDYVIMADEVGNQVLMDRLRAEGYRLVATRGSFVVYQKPGAPPLGSGGGARD
- a CDS encoding flavodoxin family protein, translated to MAVKRKGRGRIRALAICGSARRDGNTAFLLTKVLEGAEKAGAATELVFVSELDVKGCLGCDACKAPRTKRCAIQDDMQALYRKLERAEVWVFGTPVYWFHVSAHLKSLIDRLYAFFSFDGDYHRRLTGDRRGLAVVVQEAETDDEGREVAAYLEKVLWAAGAETAGSLVGARLREAGAAQSREDLIEEAQTLGESAVAGLREQGVACESGGPSRERIAGSR